One window of the Onthophagus taurus isolate NC unplaced genomic scaffold, IU_Otau_3.0 ScKx7SY_16, whole genome shotgun sequence genome contains the following:
- the LOC111416131 gene encoding retinaldehyde-binding protein 1-like has protein sequence MSIWDVLIPPNEEQKVKIRAALNENEDKLRINLKLLEEWIESQSYLPKNYDKRILSAYIRGSKHILEDAKKKIEKYFISKTLHPDLFNKRVLTVEEDLKALNFMYSVTMPEITQEGYRITILKIFNNDIETFDPLKVLRLAALTCELRCHEENFLAGEIIVLDCEFATAAIGAKMIASQLKKVIVLVQEAFPVLVKQVHLITDQMIFVNSANLLKQFMKEKIRNRFYVHKDKEDLKKFIDSKCLPKDFGGNQLSLRELNEKWKGILVGYQGLFENIDRVVLEGPVPKNDWSGSDDCCLEGSFRQLNFD, from the exons ATGTCGATTTGGGATGTTTTAATCCCCCCAAATGAAGagcaaaaagttaaaattaggGCTGCGCTCAACGAAAACGAAGATAAATTaaggattaatttaaaattgctcGAGGAATGGATCGAATCGCAAAGTTATCTCCCCAAGAATTACGATAAAAGAATTCTTTCAGCTTATATTCGCGGATCGAAACATATCTTAGAAGAcgcgaaaaagaaaattgagaaatattttatttcgaaaacttTACATCCGGatttatttaataagcgaGTTTTGACGGTTGAGGAAGATTTAAAAGCTTTGAATTTTATGTATTCCGTAACGATGCCGGAAATAACCCAAGAAGGTTAtagaataacaattttaaaaatattcaacaacGACATCGAAACGTTCGATCCATTAAAAGTACTGCGTTTAGCAGCTTTAACTTGCGAACTTCGATGCCACGAAGAAAACTTTTTAGCCGGCGAAATAATCGTTTTGGATTGCGAATTTGCAACGGCGGCGATCGGGGCCAAAATGATCGCTAGTCAACTAAAAAAGGTCATCGTTTTGGTCCAAGAAGCGTTTCCGGTTCTTGTTAAACAAGTACATTTAATTACCGATCAAATGATTTTCGTGAATAGCGcgaatttattgaaacaatTCATGAAggagaaaataagaaatcgg tTCTACGTTCATAAAGATAAAgaagatttaaagaaattcaTTGATTCGAAGTGTTTGCCGAAAGATTTTGGGGGAAATCAACTTTCTTTGCGAGAATTAAACGAGAAGTGGAAGGGGATTTTAGTTGGGTATCAGGGGTTGTTTGAAAACATCGATAGGGTTGTTTTGGAGGGACCAGTTCCGAAAAATGATTGGTCGGGGAGTGATGATTGCTGCTTAGAAGGGAGTTTTCGGCAgcttaattttgattaa
- the LOC111416006 gene encoding tetratricopeptide repeat protein 28, with the protein MSHRDFTEVEPQGTDELPAASRQLFLEKVRQSNAACQNGDFATAVALYTDALQLDPTNHILYSNRSAAKLKQGLFSQALQDACSARDLCPTWPKAYYRQGVALQCMGRHGDALAAFSSGLAQDPTSQQLLSALIEASVKSPLRHNLEPTFQQLELMKLDQSPFVLISVVGQELLAAGLYNSAVTVLESALRIGSCSQKLRGSVFSALSSAHWALNQLDKAIGYMQQDLAIAKSLGDTAGECRAHGNLGSAYFSQGSYKEALTAHRYQLVLAMKCKDTQAAASALTSLGHVYTAIGDYPNALASHKQCVQLVKQMGDKLQEAREIGNVGAVYLAIGDFDSAVDCHTQHLRIARRLGNQVEEARAYSNLGSSHHYRRNFAQAIVYHEKVLRLAQNIGDKSVEARAYAGLGHAARCAGDYSQAKHWHERQLDMALATRDKVGEGRACSNLGIVYQLLGEYDAALKLHQAHLAIARNLQDRAGMGRAYGNIGNAYSAAGYYESAIKYHKQELTISKEVHDRSSEASTHGNLAVAYQAIGAHDMALLHYRAHLGIARELKDTAGEACALLNLGNCLSSRNEFGEAIPYYEQYLMLSQELADIEGEAKACHFLGYAHYCIGNYREAVRYYDQDLALAKDLQDKMNMGRAYCNLGLAHLALTQLDTALECQKYFLAIAHMTNNLNGKFRALGNIGDVLIKMQEIDEAVKMYHRQLALARSNRDRTMEAAACGALGIAHRLLKKLDKALGYHTQELTLRQEMSELQGECKAHGHLGAVHMALGNYTHAVKCYQEQLERAQELQDCAVEAQAYGNLGIARLNMAHYEDAIGYFEQQLATLERLSTSTAQLDKGRAFGSLGDCYDALGDPEEAAKCHEQYLSMSLKLKSSRDQERAYRGLGHSQKSLGNLQHALVCLEKRLVVSHELGSMESKAAAYGELGQLHANLGNSEQAISCLEHQKSIAQELSDKIMESEAISGLGTVYQQTGDYSTALRCHQNDLEIAEHLGLPNLQSRACGNIGAVYESLGNYEQAVRYQEQHLQVAASTNDQLAKTLAYSSLGRIHQLLGNITQAIAYLTQGLCIAEVLGKRDEEAKIRNRLGLALWVNGDLEGTQKQLEIATNLLENIRKEVKNSDKIGLFDLQTSSYQVLQRVLVGLNRHDDALVVAERWRNRNDFENKEKYFENKKNDEIGGNLEQIKELVNRQRASVIYYSIAAGFLYSWLITPMKGVVKFHQTSLNDEVEVPNLNNNNNFFKNSGILEKLVSAVRDNLGCEFFSTINEDSSNSFPDDNPQDRNGGFLRMVNRQHLMNSSNYSLSSLFSLGSVGGSIASLQGSTRSSTSAQGSTRLPPQKRKTWKGPSCLHALYTLLIQPFEEFLPAKKDTKTKKELILVLENDLYLVPFPVLRSSQDNAEYLCERFSLLTVPNLSSLKSKCQKKNKINTDGVKSLVIGNPKLSQSITDHWFWKEIPQAEQEAMMIAELLQTQAFTGKEATKEQILSQINEAECVHFATHVSWKLSAVVLSPPNDVLEEEEQQEAISLSTSNELPPTSEFLLTPNDFNSLQLNAKLVVINSSHTKDQQNWATSDGLITLVKSLLGAGVQAVLISLWPVPDTATKILLRAFYSALLQGTRAARALAEAMQTVQHTKHFAHPANWAGFVLIGMNVRISNKVALMGQALCELLRVPEKCRDALRVTLHLVEKSLQRIHRGQKNAMYTTQKSIENKVGLINGWKELLMSVGFRFEPASNGIPSSVFFPQSDPEERLTQCSASLQALLALSSTSIQALSKLTSSPDVADDIIAVIQSSLSQFSNKNLESDSNINVELNVRLWRTPGCHELLASLGFDLSDVGQDKVTLRTGKQANKRNVHFTLQALLALFDTQEAPKSLPVDSSSVSGDDDDDFNKEEATQEVAPKANSVQRLTFPRPVLPSKRLGGAFTSYVRRRGEPDGRTANPGDATTTQNNQNKKSGVILARPGGGESDAAFTPSPPVALHGENQSIAMSLVHQSRIRNLYSQDNVLVKDNLRPDSSSSTSSVNEWENGHNTVLRRSNQPPPIPPPRNNKAPLVDLPLYNNLNFENSSDSELEKMFNRNQKHQKNNSKNKNNQNMSTLDRLSVRTEINPSQNILPQQKKLIPLTNEENLNTINERLLYFSPNESAPKEIKPNEDKNPPSQTPQETTSTLPTSSASNPTKTIHDTILATQLRHINRELTPTISEVYHERNIGLGLAPPLAKLLLNPVSSGNSDNTSNTTNLLLDKIGLGLLEGNNVEVNSGNPGNCMRCKLDSSLCVCCKTVKSASKPWLSENASALQQIHSSDLTTADILEREVKNKKSMRGDQRKDDSSDPKRLSPFSEMSKRDEGDGRSIADSNCSSYKGTQFRTYHGTDKGKMQLGRMRGTLGPASVRKSKTQHQT; encoded by the exons GTGAGACAATCAAACGCGGCCTGTCAAAATGGAGATTTCGCAACAGCCGTGGCGCTTTACACGGACGCCTTACAACTCGACCCAACGAACCACATCTTATACTCAAACAGATCGGCGGCCAAGTTAAAACAAGGACTTTTCTCGCAAGCCCTTCAAGACGCATGTAGTGCGCGCGATCTTTGCCCAACTTGGCCGAAAGCTTATTATAG aCAAGGAGTAGCTTTACAATGTATGGGTCGCCACGGTGATGCTTTAGCAGCTTTTAGCTCCGGTTTGGCGCAAGATCCGACTTCGCAACAACTTTTATCGGCGTTAATAGAAGCCTCGGTAAAATCGCCTTTAAGACATAATCTAGAACCGACATTTCAACAATTGGAATTGATGAAACTCGATCAAAGTCCGTTTGTTTTAATATCGGTTGTAGGTCAAGAACTTTTAGCGGCCGGCTTATACAACTCGGCAGTCACCGTTTTGGAATCAGCATTACGAATCGGATCTTGCTCGCAAAAGCTCCGCGGAAGCGTCTTTTCGGCGTTAAGCTCCGCGCATTGGGCTCTAAATCAACTCGATAAAGCCATTGGTTATATGCAACAAGATTTGGCGATCGCAAAAAGCTTAGGGGATACAGCTGGGGAGTGTCGGGCGCATGGAAATTTAGGGTCGGCTTATTTTAGTCAAGGGTCGTACAAAGAAGCTTTAACGGCTCACCGATACCAATTAGTCCTTGCGATGAAATGTAAAGATACTCAAGCTGCCGCTTCAGCTTTGACGTCTTTGGGGCACGTTTATACCGCGATCGGGGATTACCCCAACGCTTTGGCTTCGCATAAACAATGCGTGCAATTAGTTAAACAAATGGGGGATAAATTACAAGAAGCTCGCGAAATCGGGAACGTTGGGGCCGTTTATTTAGCGATCGGGGATTTCGATTCGGCCGTTGATTGTCACACGCAACATTTAAGGATCGCTAGGAGGTTGGGAAATCAAGTCGAGGAGGCTAGGGCTTATAGCAATTTAGGATCGAGTCATCATTATCGAAGAAATTTCGCCCAGGCTATTGTGTATCacgaaaaagttttgagattAGCTCAAAATATTGGGGATAA ATCTGTGGAAGCTCGAGCTTACGCGGGATTAGGCCACGCCGCGCGATGCGCTGGGGATTATTCCCAAGCGAAACATTGGCACGAACGCCAACTCGACATGGCTTTAGCAACACGGGATAAAGTCGGGGAAGGGCGAGCTTGTTCCAACTTAGGGATCGTTTATCAATTACTCGGAGAATACGACGCTGCTTTAAAGCTTCACCAAGCGCATTTAGCGATCGCGAGAAACCTCCAAGATCGCGCAGGGATGGGGCGAGCTTACGGAAACATCGGAAACGCTTACTCAGCGGCGGGGTATTATGAATCAGCCATAAAATACCACAAACAAGAATTAACGATAAGCAAAGAAGTTCACGATAGAAGCTCCGAGGCGAGTACTCATGGTAACTTAGCAGTAGCTTACCAAGCGATCGGAGCCCATGATATGGCCTTATTACATTATCGAGCTCATTTAGGAATTGCCCGCGAATTAAAAGACACAGCCGGGGAAGCTTGcgctttattaaatttaggaaattgtttaagTTCACGCAACGAATTCGGAGAAGCCATCCCATACTACGAACAATACTTAATGTTATCCCAAGAATTGGCCGACATCGAAGGAGAAGCAAAAGCTTGCCACTTCTTAGGATACGCTCATTATTGCATCGGAAATTACCGCGAAGCCGTGAGATATTACGACCAAGATTTAGCCCTAGCTAAAGATTTACAAGACAAAATGAACATGGGGAGAGCTTATTGCAACCTCGGATTGGCCCATTTAGCTTTAACGCAATTAGACACAGCTTTAGAgtgccaaaaatattttttggcaATCGCCCACATGACGAATAATTTAAACGGGAAATTTCGCGCTTTGGGAAACATCGGCGACGTTCTAATCAAAATGCAAGAAATTGACGAAGCCGTTAAGATGTATCACCGCCAATTAGCTTTGGCGAGAAGTAATCGAGATCGCACGATGGAAGCCGCAGCTTGCGGGGCTTTAGGAATCGCGCATCGGCTTCTAAAAAAACTCGATAAAGCTTTAGGGTATCACACCCAAGAGTTAACGTTGAGACAAGAAATGTCGGAGCTTCAAGGCGAATGTAAAGCTCACGGGCATTTAGGCGCCGTCCATATGGCGTTGGGAAACTACACCCACGCCGTTAAATGCTACCAAGAACAATTAGAACGCGCCCAAGAACTCCAAGATTGCGCCGTTGAAGCTCAAGCTTACGGAAATTTAGGAATCGCTCGTCTAAATATGGCGCATTACGAAGATGCAATCGGGTATTTCGAGCAACAATTAGCAACTTTGGAGCGATTAAGCACGTCCACGGCTCAATTGGATAAAGGGAGGGCTTTTGGGAGTTTGGGGGATTGTTACGATGCGTTGGGGGACCCCGAGGAAGCTGCGAAATGCCACGAACAATATTTATCGATGTCGTTGAAGTTGAAGAGTTCACGGGATCAGGAGAGGGCGTATCGCGGGTTGGGGCATTCGCAAAAATCGTTGGGGAATTTACAACATGCGCTGGTTTGTTTGGAGAAGAGGTTGGTGGTTTCGCACGAATTGGGGAGTATGGAGTCGAAGGCGGCTGCTTATGGGGAGTTGGGACAGTTACATGCTAATTTGGGGAATTCCGAACAAGCCATTTCGTGCTTGGAACATCAGAAAAGTATCGCTCAAGAAttaa gTGACAAAATCATGGAATCCGAAGCAATAAGTGGATTAGGCACCGTTTACCAACAAACCGGCGACTACTCCACAGCTTTACGTTGCCACCAAAACGACTTAGAAATCGCCGAACACTTAGGATTACCTAACCTACAAAGTCGCGCTTGCGGAAACATCGGCGCGGTTTACGAATCCCTCGGAAATTACGAACAAGCCGTAAGATACCAAGAACAACACCTTCAAGTAGCCGCAAGCACCAACGATCAACTCGCAAAAACTTTAGCTTACAGCTCATTAGGGCGAATTCACCAACTCTTAGGAAATATAACTCAAGCCATCGCGTATTTAACTCAAGGTTTGTGCATAGCGGAAGTTTTGGGGAAACGCGACGAAGAAGCAAAGATAAGGAATAGATTAGGATTGGCTTTGTGGGTTAACGGAGATTTAGAGGGGACTCAAAAACAACTTGAGATCGCAACGAATTTGTTAGAAAATATCCGGaaagaagttaaaaattcGGATAAAATCGGGTTATTCGATCTCCAAACGTCGAGTTATCAAGTTTTACAACGCGTTTTAGTCGGGTTAAACCGCCACGATGATGCTTTGGTAGTCGCGGAACGATGGCGAAATCGAAacgattttgaaaacaaagaaaaatattttgagaaCAAAAAGAACGATGAAATTGGGGGTAATTTAGAACAAATTAAGGAGTTGGTTAATCGACAAAGAGCTTCAGTTATTTATTATAGTATAGCCGCGGGGTTTTTGTACTCTTGGTTAATAACCCCGATGAAAGGGGTGGTTAAGTTCCACCAAACTTCGTTGAACGATGAAGTTGAAGTCcccaatttaaataataacaataatttctttaaaaactcggggattttagaaaaattagtttCTGCAGTTCGTGATAACTTGGGTTGCGAATTTTTTTCGACGATAAACGAAGATTCATCAAATTCATTCCCTGATGATAACCCGCAAGATAGAAACGGGGGATTTTTGCGCATGGTGAATCGCCAGCATTTAATGAACTCGAGTAATTATAGTTTATCGTCGCTATTTTCGCTGGGAAGTGTTGGAGGGTCGATCGCCTCGCTGCAAGGATCAACAAGATCGAGTACAAGCGCTCAAGGTTCAACACGGTTACCaccacaaaaacgaaaaacctGGAAAGGGCCATCTTGCTTACACGCTTTATACACACTCCTAATCCAGCCTTTCGAGGAATTTCTCCCAGCGAAAAAAgacacaaaaacgaaaaaggaGTTAATTTTAGTGCTcgaaaacgatttatatttGGTCCCATTTCCGGTTTTGAGATCATCCCAAGACAACGCCGAGTATTTGTGCGAAAGATTTTCGTTATTAACCGTCCCAAATTTATCCTCGCTAAAATCAAAGtgccagaaaaaaaataaaattaacaccgACGGCGTGAAAAGCTTAGTTATCGGAAACCCAAAGTTATCTCAATCCATCACCGATCATTGGTTTTGGAAAGAAATTCCTCAAGCTGAGCAAGAAGCCATGATGATCGCTGAATTATTACAAACCCAAGCTTTTACCGGAAAAGAAGCAACTAAGGAGCAAATTTTGAGCCAAATTAACGAAGCTGAATGTGTCCATTTCGCCACTCACGTTTCCTGGAAATTATCCGCTGTGGTTTTGAGCCCACCAAATGATGTTTTGGAGGAAGAGGAGCAACAAGAAGCGATTTCATTAAGCACAAGCAACGAATTACCCCCAACTTCAGAGTTTTTATTAACCCCGAATGACTTCAATTCGCTCCAACTCAACGCAAAATTAGTCGTAATTAATTCATCCCACACGAAAGACCAACAAAATTGGGCCACATCCGACGGGTTAATAACCTTGGTTAAAAGCTTATTAGGAGCAGGGGTCCAAGCTGTCTTAATTTCATTATGGCCCGTTCCCGATAcagcaacaaaaattttattacgagCTTTTTATTCCGCTTTGTTGCAAGGAACGCGAGCTGCTCGAGCTTTGGCAGAAGCAATGCAAACCGTGCAACACACAAAACACTTCGCGCATCCCGCAAATTGGGCTGGATTCGTGCTAATTGGGATGAACGTGAGAATTTCGAACAAAGTTGCTTTAATGGGGCAAGCCCTGTGCGAGTTATTGCGGGTTCCGGAAAAATGCCGAGATGCTTTGAGGGTTACGCTACATTTGGTGGAGAAGAGCTTGCAAAGGATCCATCGGGGGCAGAAAAACGCGATGTATACTACTCAAAAATCCATTGAAAATAAG gtTGGATTAATAAACGGTTGGAAAGAGCTATTAATGTCAGTTGGATTTCGTTTTGAGCCAGCCTCAAACGGCATCCCAAGCAGCGTTTTTTTCCCCCAATCGGACCCAGAAGAGCGCCTCACTCAATGCTCCGCAAGCCTACAAGCTCTCCTCGCATTATCAAGCACCTCAATTCAAGCCCTCTCAAAGCTAACCTCCAGCCCGGATGTTGCAGATGACATCATCGCGGTGATCCAATCCTCATTGTCCCAATTTTCCAACAAAAATCTTGAATCTGACAGCAACATCAATGTTGAATTGAACGTTCGATTATGGCGCACACCCGGATGTCACGAATTGTTGGCCTCGTTGGGTTTTGATTTATCCGATGTGGGCCAAGATAAGGTTACTTTAAGAACTGGGAAGCAAGCCAATAAGCGCAATGTCCATTTCACTTTGCAAGCTTTGTTGGCGCTGTTTGATACTCAAGAAGCTCCGAAGAGTCTTCCGGTTGATTCATCGAGCGTTTCGGGAGATGATGACGacgattttaataaagagGAAGCAACACAGGAAGTTGCCCCCAAAGCAAATTCAGTTCAAAGATTGACTTTCCCAAGACCTGTTTTGCCATCGAAGAGGCTAGGGGGTGCTTTTACGAGCTATGTGAGGCGGAGAGGGGAACCCGATGGCAGAACTGCTAACCCAGGGGATGCCACGACGAcccaaaataatcaaaataaaaaaagtgggGTTATTTTGGCACGACCTGGAGGTGGTGAGAGTGATGCTGCGTTCACTCCAAGTCCTCCAGTTGCGCTTCATGGCGAAAATCAAAGCATAGCGATGAGTTTGGTGCATCAAAGTAGGATAAGGAATTTGTACTCGCAAGATAATGTGTTGGTTAAAGACAATTTAAGACCTGATAGCTCAAGCTCAACGAGCTCTGTAAATGAGTGGGAGAATGGGCATAATACTGTGTTGAGAAGAAGTAATCAACCCCCTCCAATTCCACCCCCGCGGAACAACAAAGCCCCATTAGTCGATTTACCCCTATACAACAACTTAAACTTCGAAAACAGCTCCGACAGCgaattggaaaaaatgttcaaTCGAAATCAAAAACACCAAAAGAATaactcaaaaaacaaaaacaaccaAAACATGTCAACCTTAGACCGATTAAGCGTCAGAACCGAAATAAACCCCTCCCAAAACATTTTaccacaacaaaaaaaattaatcccaCTCACCAACGAAGAAAACCTCAACACCATCAACGAAAGACTACTTTATTTCTCACCAAACGAATCGGCGCCAAAAGAAATCAAACCAAACGAAGACAAAAATCCCCCATCTCAAACCCCCCAAGAAACGACATCTACTTTACCGACATCCTCAGCGTCAAATCCCACAAAAACAATTCACGACACCATTTTAGCAACGCAATTGCGCCATATCAACCGCGAATTAACCCCGACGATTTCCGAAGTTTACCACGAAAGAAATATCGGATTAGGATTAGCCCCGCCGTTGgcgaaattgttattaaaccCGGTTAGTTCCGGAAATTCGGATAATACCTCGAATACGACGAATTTGTTGTTGGATAAAATCGGGTTGGGGTTGTTGGAGGGAAATAACGTCGAAGTGAATTCGGGTAATCCCGGAAATTGTATGCGATGTAAATTGGATAGTTCGCTTTGCGTCTGTTGCAAAACGGTTAAATCGGCTTCGAAACCTTGGTTGTCGGAGAACGCGAGCGCtttgcaacaaattcataGTTCCGATTTAACAACCGCCGATATTTTAGAACGCgaggttaaaaataaaaaatcgatgag AGGTGATCAAAGAAAAGATGATTCGAGCGATCCGAAAAGGTTATCGCCGTTTTCGGAGATGTCGAAACGCGATGAAGGTGACGGAAGGAGTATCGCGGATAGTAATTGTTCTAGTTATAAAGGTACTCAATTTAGGACTTATCACGGGACGGATAAGGGGAAAATGCAATTGGGGAGGATGCGCGGCACTCTCGGGCCGGCTTCCGTTAGGAAATCGAAAACGCAACATCAAACGTGA